In the bacterium genome, one interval contains:
- a CDS encoding enoyl-CoA hydratase/isomerase family protein: protein MSYVLVDRPRPHVSRITLNRPERMNALSFDTVGPLYDALRAVAVDNDTWVVVLTGAGRGFCSGLDLEDHGVPPDCDGLPMSRIAIRAMELMSNVVPAMRAIPQPIIAAVNGAAYGGGMCLMLGADIRLAAASARFRSAGITNGLTGTELGVSWLLPRLVGAARAWDVILSGREVDAAEAERIGMVSRVLPDDALGDAALELAAQICGWSPHGVAMTKRVLWANLETGSLQAAIDLENRNQLLVRLTTQNLQEAISARRQKRRPRFED from the coding sequence GTGTCCTACGTCCTCGTCGATCGGCCGCGGCCGCACGTCAGTCGCATCACCCTGAACCGTCCGGAGCGGATGAATGCCTTGTCCTTCGACACGGTCGGGCCGCTGTACGACGCGCTGCGCGCGGTGGCGGTGGACAACGACACCTGGGTGGTGGTGCTGACCGGCGCCGGCCGCGGGTTCTGCTCGGGGCTGGACCTCGAGGATCACGGAGTGCCGCCGGACTGCGACGGCCTGCCGATGTCGCGCATCGCCATCCGCGCCATGGAGCTCATGTCGAACGTCGTGCCGGCGATGCGCGCCATCCCGCAGCCGATCATCGCGGCGGTGAACGGCGCCGCCTACGGCGGCGGCATGTGCCTGATGCTCGGCGCCGACATCCGGCTGGCCGCGGCCTCGGCGCGCTTCCGCAGCGCCGGCATCACCAACGGCCTGACCGGCACCGAGCTGGGCGTGAGCTGGCTGCTGCCCCGTCTGGTCGGCGCCGCGCGCGCCTGGGACGTCATCCTCAGCGGCCGCGAGGTGGACGCCGCGGAAGCGGAGCGGATCGGCATGGTGTCGCGAGTGCTCCCCGACGACGCGCTGGGCGATGCCGCGCTCGAGCTCGCGGCGCAGATCTGCGGCTGGAGCCCGCACGGCGTCGCCATGACCAAGCGGGTGCTGTGGGCGAATCTCGAGACCGGCAGCCTGCAGGCGGCGATCGACCTGGAGAACCGCAACCAGCTCCTGGTGCGCCTGACGACGCAGAATCTGCAAGAGGCGATCAGCGCCCGCCGGCAGAAACGGCGGCCGCGCTTCGAGGACTGA
- the arsC gene encoding arsenate reductase (glutaredoxin) (This arsenate reductase requires both glutathione and glutaredoxin to convert arsenate to arsenite, after which the efflux transporter formed by ArsA and ArsB can extrude the arsenite from the cell, providing resistance.) codes for MERVTIYHNPACGKSRGALEILRQRAVPCDVVEYLKQPLDRATFERILALLPDPPAALVRKDKRFAELGLDAAAHTSREAVIDLLLAHPELMERPVIIHGERAVIARPSEKVLDIL; via the coding sequence ATGGAGCGCGTGACGATCTACCACAATCCCGCCTGCGGCAAGTCGCGCGGCGCCCTCGAGATTCTGCGCCAGCGCGCCGTGCCCTGCGACGTCGTCGAGTACCTGAAGCAACCGCTGGACCGCGCCACCTTCGAACGCATCCTGGCGTTGCTGCCCGATCCGCCGGCGGCGCTGGTGCGCAAGGACAAGCGCTTCGCCGAGCTCGGCCTGGACGCCGCCGCCCATACCAGCCGCGAGGCGGTCATCGACCTGCTGCTCGCTCACCCCGAATTGATGGAACGGCCGGTGATCATCCACGGGGAGCGCGCGGTCATCGCCCGCCCCTCGGAGAAGGTCCTCGACATCCTGTAG
- the lnt gene encoding apolipoprotein N-acyltransferase, producing the protein MLRVARTVGAATASAVAFALYARVAWPWFLLGWIGLIPWLAALDALRSRRGALAAGWLMSVAFSLGVFWWFIAAIAGYANAPWGVGLAVVLLTAPLLQPQFIVHALARHLAQRRGAARWHVAALAACAYVGAEWALPKLFADTLGHGFLAADHLRQAADAVGAAGLTFVLLLANEALLAAWRRRGSRAALTPLAGIALLTAGLWGYGALRLAQLADDAGTPLRAGIVQADLSHYDRLAAEIGTYDAVRLILEAHESLSAQLMAEARPDLLVWPETVYPTTFGAPKSADGAAFDEEIADAVRRFGVPLVFGSYDVEHGREYNAAFVLEPGDAPGANPTYRKAQLFPFTERVPAWLDHAAVRAALPWLGTWRPGRGDPVLPLRLADGRTLRIAPQICYDAVNPLLALGAARAGAELLVTLSNDSWFASGGGPRLHLVVSAFRSIETRLWQVRATNTGISAVVSPSGELRDQLGVGERGTIAATVVARPSPGSPMLAWGDWFGAAALLAAAALAAALFARRAAGAPAPTSQLTTAGGRW; encoded by the coding sequence GTGCTGCGCGTTGCCCGCACGGTGGGCGCCGCCACGGCGAGCGCGGTCGCCTTCGCGCTCTACGCGCGCGTCGCCTGGCCGTGGTTCCTGCTCGGCTGGATCGGGCTGATCCCCTGGCTCGCGGCGCTCGACGCGTTGCGCAGCCGCCGCGGCGCGCTCGCCGCCGGGTGGCTGATGAGCGTCGCCTTCAGCCTCGGCGTGTTCTGGTGGTTCATCGCCGCGATTGCCGGCTACGCGAACGCGCCCTGGGGCGTCGGACTGGCGGTGGTCCTGCTCACCGCGCCGCTGCTGCAGCCGCAGTTCATCGTCCACGCCCTGGCGCGCCACCTGGCGCAGCGGCGCGGCGCCGCGCGCTGGCACGTCGCGGCGCTGGCGGCCTGCGCGTATGTCGGCGCCGAATGGGCGCTGCCGAAGCTCTTCGCCGACACCCTCGGCCACGGCTTTCTCGCCGCCGACCATCTGCGGCAGGCCGCCGACGCGGTCGGCGCCGCCGGCCTCACCTTCGTCCTGCTGCTCGCCAACGAAGCGCTGCTCGCCGCCTGGCGACGGCGCGGCTCGCGCGCCGCCCTGACACCGCTGGCAGGGATCGCGCTGCTGACCGCCGGCCTCTGGGGCTATGGCGCGCTGCGGCTGGCGCAGCTCGCGGACGACGCCGGCACGCCCCTGCGCGCCGGCATCGTGCAGGCGGACCTCAGCCACTACGACCGCCTGGCGGCCGAGATCGGCACCTACGACGCGGTGCGCCTGATCCTCGAGGCGCACGAGTCGCTGTCGGCGCAACTGATGGCGGAGGCGCGGCCGGACCTGCTGGTGTGGCCGGAGACCGTCTATCCGACGACGTTCGGCGCCCCGAAGAGCGCCGACGGCGCCGCCTTCGACGAGGAGATCGCCGACGCGGTGCGACGCTTCGGCGTCCCACTGGTCTTCGGCTCGTACGACGTCGAGCACGGCCGCGAGTACAACGCCGCCTTCGTGCTCGAGCCCGGGGACGCGCCTGGCGCCAACCCGACCTACCGCAAGGCGCAGCTCTTCCCGTTCACCGAACGCGTCCCCGCCTGGCTCGACCATGCGGCGGTCCGCGCCGCCCTGCCCTGGCTCGGCACCTGGCGGCCGGGCCGCGGCGACCCCGTGCTGCCGCTGCGCCTCGCCGACGGCCGGACGCTGCGGATCGCGCCGCAGATCTGTTACGACGCCGTCAATCCGCTGCTGGCGCTCGGCGCCGCCCGCGCCGGCGCCGAGCTGCTGGTGACGCTGTCGAACGACTCCTGGTTCGCCAGCGGCGGCGGACCGCGGCTCCACCTGGTGGTGTCGGCGTTCCGCAGCATCGAGACCCGGCTCTGGCAGGTGCGCGCCACCAACACCGGCATCTCGGCGGTCGTCAGCCCGAGCGGCGAGCTCCGCGATCAGCTCGGCGTCGGCGAGCGCGGCACGATCGCCGCCACGGTGGTGGCGCGGCCGAGCCCGGGGTCGCCGATGCTCGCCTGGGGCGACTGGTTCGGCGCCGCGGCGCTGCTCGCCGCGGCCGCCCTGGCGGCGGCCCTCTTCGCTCGCCGAGCCGCCGGCGCGCCAGCGCCCACATCGCAGTTGACCACCGCCGGGGGGCGGTGGTAG
- a CDS encoding SGNH/GDSL hydrolase family protein: MVRELRRHVARALLTVPAAALAWGSVAAASTITQNTSWTIDRPGTSTTYRVVAYGDSIYAGYRGSLSSVAKRAAPWVDGEYLSQKWGTDVEVIRRTKSGAKADDIYNNKIVSERSYMQASNTRVVTFEMCGNDFLQARSSFAGQSGTCNYGVLDSALSTCTTYQQLAMQAINQYAPAAAVKVVSNIYYPGYNADNALSGCNDPSTGQKINKQTKFLPYLARSNWRACNFANTYGFKCADSFAQYMGADYDANGDGQVDAEALRYVQGESEDAYVTRISNTLRATIRDANTHFVTASTSYDYLQSDDTHPTYSGGTIYVGLLGGTGSGSGAPDYTTQIVGGKNPIWNQLGHERMGWALSAFNAAAP; this comes from the coding sequence ATGGTTCGTGAGCTCAGGAGGCACGTGGCACGTGCGCTGCTCACGGTGCCCGCCGCCGCGCTCGCCTGGGGGAGCGTCGCCGCAGCCAGCACCATCACGCAGAACACGTCATGGACGATCGACCGCCCGGGCACGTCGACGACGTATCGCGTCGTCGCCTACGGCGACTCGATCTACGCCGGCTATCGCGGCTCGTTGTCGAGCGTCGCCAAGCGCGCCGCGCCGTGGGTCGACGGCGAATACCTGTCGCAGAAATGGGGCACCGACGTCGAGGTCATCCGCCGCACCAAGTCGGGCGCCAAGGCCGACGACATCTACAACAACAAGATCGTTTCCGAGCGCTCGTACATGCAGGCGAGCAACACCCGGGTGGTGACCTTCGAGATGTGCGGCAACGACTTCCTGCAGGCGCGCTCGAGCTTCGCCGGCCAGAGCGGCACCTGCAACTACGGCGTCCTCGACAGCGCGCTCTCCACCTGCACGACCTACCAGCAGCTCGCGATGCAGGCGATCAACCAGTACGCGCCGGCGGCGGCGGTGAAGGTGGTCTCGAACATCTACTACCCGGGCTACAACGCCGACAACGCGCTCAGCGGCTGCAACGATCCGAGTACCGGGCAGAAGATCAACAAGCAGACCAAATTCCTGCCCTACCTGGCGCGCAGCAACTGGCGGGCGTGCAACTTCGCCAACACGTACGGCTTCAAGTGCGCCGACTCGTTCGCCCAGTACATGGGCGCCGACTACGATGCGAACGGCGACGGCCAGGTCGACGCGGAGGCCCTGCGCTACGTGCAGGGCGAGTCGGAGGACGCGTACGTGACCCGCATCAGCAATACGCTGCGCGCCACGATCCGCGATGCGAACACGCACTTCGTCACCGCCAGCACCAGCTACGACTACCTGCAGTCGGACGACACCCACCCGACGTACAGCGGCGGCACGATCTACGTCGGCCTGCTCGGCGGCACCGGCAGCGGCTCGGGCGCGCCGGACTACACGACCCAGATCGTCGGCGGCAAGAACCCGATCTGGAACCAGCTCGGCCACGAGCGCATGGGCTGGGCCCTGTCGGCGTTCAACGCCGCGGCGCCCTGA
- a CDS encoding efflux RND transporter periplasmic adaptor subunit: MAASARSRRTIALGLAVLLLAGAAWAYWRRGNDDAGIAYVTATVERGPVTALVTATGQVNPVTTVQVGTYVSGPIQAIDVDFNSPVRKGQRVAKIDPAPFQVKVQRAEANLATAQARVAQTKADLELKATNLQRARRLLGTNVVAQSELDEAHSAHAQAVARVALEQAGVRQAQAELEEARINLAYTDITSPVDGVVVSRSVDVGQTVAASFQTPTLFLIARNLTEMQVNAAVSESDIGAVRDGQPVIFTVDAYPGRDFHGRVTQVRNAPTSVQNVVTYDVVIGVDNADLALKPGMTATVRIETAHVADALRLPLRALTFTPPGEGERRRGDGVWRLDAGRALAWVPVRTGVRDDTHVAIAEGDLAPGDVVALALDRAVGPREGPRIPGVPRYR; encoded by the coding sequence ATGGCCGCCTCCGCCCGTTCCCGCCGCACGATCGCCCTGGGGTTGGCGGTTCTGCTGCTGGCCGGCGCCGCCTGGGCCTACTGGCGCCGCGGCAACGACGACGCCGGGATCGCCTACGTCACGGCGACCGTCGAGCGCGGGCCGGTGACGGCGCTGGTCACCGCCACCGGCCAGGTCAATCCGGTCACCACCGTGCAGGTCGGCACCTACGTGTCGGGGCCGATCCAGGCGATCGACGTCGACTTCAACTCGCCGGTCCGCAAGGGGCAGCGGGTGGCGAAGATCGACCCGGCGCCGTTCCAGGTGAAGGTGCAGCGGGCCGAGGCCAACCTGGCGACGGCGCAGGCGCGGGTGGCGCAGACGAAGGCCGACCTCGAGCTCAAGGCGACCAACCTCCAGCGCGCCCGCCGACTGCTCGGCACCAATGTCGTGGCGCAGAGCGAGCTCGACGAAGCGCACAGCGCGCACGCGCAGGCGGTGGCGCGCGTCGCGCTCGAGCAGGCGGGCGTGCGCCAGGCGCAGGCCGAGTTGGAGGAGGCGCGCATCAACCTCGCCTACACGGACATCACCTCGCCGGTGGACGGCGTCGTGGTGTCGCGCAGCGTCGACGTCGGCCAGACCGTCGCCGCGAGCTTCCAGACGCCCACCCTGTTCCTCATCGCCCGCAACCTGACCGAGATGCAGGTGAACGCGGCGGTGAGCGAATCGGACATCGGCGCCGTGCGCGACGGGCAGCCGGTGATCTTCACGGTCGATGCCTATCCCGGGCGCGACTTCCACGGCCGCGTCACCCAGGTGCGCAACGCGCCGACGTCGGTGCAGAACGTGGTCACCTACGACGTGGTGATCGGCGTCGACAATGCCGACCTGGCGCTCAAGCCGGGCATGACGGCGACGGTGCGGATCGAGACGGCGCACGTCGCGGACGCGCTGCGCCTGCCGCTGCGGGCGCTGACGTTCACGCCGCCGGGCGAGGGCGAGCGGCGGCGCGGCGACGGCGTCTGGCGGCTCGACGCCGGCCGCGCCCTGGCGTGGGTGCCGGTGCGGACCGGCGTGCGCGACGACACCCACGTCGCGATCGCGGAGGGCGACCTGGCGCCCGGCGACGTCGTCGCCCTGGCGCTCGACCGGGCGGTCGGCCCGCGCGAGGGCCCGCGCATCCCCGGCGTGCCGCGCTACCGCTGA
- a CDS encoding ABC transporter ATP-binding protein produces the protein MVALRDVWKIYALGDLEVAALRGVDLDIGAGELVAIMGASGSGKSTLMNLLGCLDRPTRGQVRLAGIDTGTLSADQRAALRNRRIGFVFQSFNLLPRTSALENVELPLVYGDLPLAEQRPRALAALAAVGLAERAHHLPNQLSGGQQQRVAIARALVNQPSLLLADEPTGNLDTQTTTEIMRLVARLHREQALTVILVTHEAEVAEWAERVITFRDGAIVSDVGQKRPPRGHGDPERAEWS, from the coding sequence CTGGTCGCGCTGCGCGACGTCTGGAAGATCTACGCCCTCGGCGATCTCGAGGTGGCGGCGCTGCGCGGCGTCGATCTGGACATCGGGGCCGGCGAGCTCGTCGCCATCATGGGGGCGTCCGGCTCGGGCAAATCGACGCTGATGAACCTGCTCGGCTGTCTCGACCGGCCGACCCGTGGCCAGGTGCGCCTCGCCGGCATCGACACCGGCACCCTCTCCGCCGACCAGCGCGCCGCGCTCCGCAACCGCCGCATCGGCTTCGTCTTCCAGAGCTTCAACCTGCTGCCGCGCACCAGCGCGCTGGAGAACGTCGAGCTGCCGCTGGTCTACGGCGACCTGCCGCTCGCCGAGCAGCGGCCGCGGGCGCTCGCCGCGCTCGCCGCCGTCGGCCTGGCGGAGCGCGCCCACCACCTGCCGAACCAGCTCTCCGGCGGCCAGCAGCAGCGGGTCGCCATCGCCCGCGCCCTGGTGAACCAGCCCTCGCTGCTGCTCGCCGACGAGCCGACCGGCAATCTCGACACCCAGACCACCACCGAGATCATGCGCCTGGTCGCCCGCCTGCACCGCGAACAGGCGCTCACCGTGATCCTGGTCACCCACGAAGCCGAGGTCGCCGAATGGGCGGAGCGGGTGATCACCTTCCGCGACGGCGCGATCGTCAGCGACGTGGGCCAGAAGCGCCCACCACGAGGACACGGAGACCCCGAGAGGGCCGAGTGGTCGTGA
- a CDS encoding ABC transporter permease: MKLLRMTTVAALRALRRNPLRSTLTTLGIVIGVAAVIAMVSIGRGADTAVQTQIQSLGTNLLMVVPGATTAAGVRSGWGGASTLTVADAEALRAHVPALAAVSYFRRDIAQVVAGDRNWSTAVQGAPPSYFAVRPWAIASGVGYDDRDEAAAHRVALVGRTVIDQLFGPGQEPIGAMLRIRNVPFRIVGILEPVGQTMWGQDQDDVVFVPFRTAERRVLGSALVGTVDMIQASAATAEDMDEARAQIASVLRQRHRIPPDAEDDFTVRSLEEFARASRMAGQVMNNLLLAVASISLLVGGIGIMNILLVSVTERTREIGIRMAVGAKARHILLQFLVEAVALAAVGGVLGVALGVGAAALIGTLAGWPVLLAPDAIAGALLFAAVVGVFFGFYPARKASRLDPIVALRWE; encoded by the coding sequence ATGAAGCTGCTGCGCATGACCACGGTCGCGGCGCTGCGGGCGCTGCGCCGCAACCCGTTGCGGTCGACGTTGACGACGCTCGGCATCGTCATCGGGGTCGCGGCGGTGATCGCCATGGTCAGCATCGGGCGCGGCGCCGACACGGCGGTGCAGACGCAGATCCAGAGTCTGGGGACGAATCTGCTGATGGTGGTGCCTGGCGCGACCACCGCCGCCGGCGTGCGCTCGGGCTGGGGCGGAGCGTCGACGCTCACGGTCGCCGACGCCGAGGCGCTGCGCGCCCACGTGCCAGCGCTCGCGGCGGTCTCCTACTTCCGGCGCGACATCGCGCAGGTGGTGGCGGGCGACAGGAACTGGTCGACCGCCGTCCAGGGCGCGCCGCCGTCGTACTTCGCCGTGCGCCCATGGGCCATCGCGTCGGGCGTCGGTTACGACGATCGCGACGAGGCGGCGGCGCACCGCGTCGCGCTGGTCGGCCGCACCGTGATCGACCAGCTCTTCGGCCCCGGCCAGGAGCCGATCGGCGCCATGCTTCGCATCCGCAACGTGCCCTTCCGCATCGTCGGCATTCTCGAACCGGTCGGACAGACGATGTGGGGCCAGGACCAGGACGACGTCGTGTTCGTCCCCTTTCGCACCGCCGAGCGACGGGTTCTCGGCAGCGCGCTGGTCGGCACGGTCGACATGATCCAGGCGAGCGCCGCCACGGCGGAGGACATGGACGAGGCGCGCGCCCAGATCGCCTCGGTGCTGCGGCAGCGGCATCGCATCCCCCCCGACGCGGAGGACGACTTCACCGTCCGCAGCCTGGAGGAGTTCGCGCGCGCCTCGCGGATGGCGGGCCAGGTGATGAACAACCTGCTGCTCGCCGTCGCCTCGATCTCGCTGCTGGTCGGCGGCATCGGCATCATGAACATCCTGCTCGTCTCGGTCACCGAACGGACGCGCGAGATCGGCATCCGCATGGCCGTCGGCGCCAAGGCGCGCCACATCCTGCTGCAGTTCCTCGTCGAGGCGGTGGCGCTGGCCGCGGTCGGCGGCGTGCTCGGCGTCGCGCTCGGCGTCGGCGCCGCGGCGCTGATCGGCACGCTTGCCGGCTGGCCGGTGCTGCTGGCGCCGGACGCCATCGCCGGCGCCCTGCTCTTCGCCGCCGTCGTCGGCGTGTTCTTCGGCTTCTACCCGGCACGCAAGGCGTCGCGCCTCGACCCGATCGTCGCGCTGCGCTGGGAGTGA
- a CDS encoding transporter substrate-binding domain-containing protein, whose product MHDARWSSRVLRGAALAVTLLLGMPAAADEPPPLRIGMAPNYPPLAFKSDGQLKGIEVDFAKRLGGALGRKIEIVQLEWEKLGPALEKKKIDMVMSGTSITEERKQKVNFTDPYLTVGQMVIVRAADYPALRDPKAMDRPKSRVGYVSRTTGEQWARAHLKKAKLHGYTNTDEGVAALEDDQIDFFIQDAPAVWRVTGGIMNAHPKLKGIYRPLTTEQLAWAVPKDNPELLAQLNTVLAQWKKDGTLDDVIDDWITVKKTSIEVKPQ is encoded by the coding sequence ATGCACGACGCGAGGTGGAGCAGCCGAGTCCTGAGAGGCGCCGCGCTGGCCGTGACCCTGCTGCTGGGGATGCCGGCCGCCGCCGACGAGCCGCCGCCGCTGCGCATCGGCATGGCGCCGAACTACCCGCCCCTGGCGTTCAAATCGGACGGGCAGCTCAAGGGCATCGAGGTGGACTTCGCCAAGCGCCTCGGCGGCGCTCTCGGCCGCAAGATCGAGATCGTCCAACTCGAGTGGGAGAAGCTGGGCCCGGCCCTGGAGAAGAAGAAGATCGACATGGTGATGTCGGGCACGTCGATCACCGAGGAGCGCAAGCAGAAGGTCAACTTCACCGACCCGTACCTGACGGTCGGCCAGATGGTGATCGTGCGCGCCGCCGACTACCCCGCGCTGCGCGACCCCAAGGCGATGGACCGCCCGAAGTCGCGCGTCGGATACGTGTCGCGCACCACCGGCGAGCAGTGGGCGCGGGCGCACCTCAAGAAGGCGAAGCTGCACGGCTACACCAACACCGACGAGGGCGTGGCGGCGCTCGAGGACGATCAGATCGACTTCTTCATCCAGGACGCGCCAGCGGTGTGGCGGGTGACCGGCGGCATCATGAACGCGCACCCGAAGCTCAAGGGCATCTACCGACCGCTGACCACCGAGCAACTCGCCTGGGCGGTGCCGAAGGACAACCCGGAGCTGCTGGCGCAGCTCAACACGGTGCTGGCGCAGTGGAAGAAGGACGGCACGCTCGACGACGTGATCGACGACTGGATCACGGTCAAGAAGACCTCGATCGAGGTGAAGCCGCAGTAA
- a CDS encoding putative lipoprotein produces MRPLRPVLLATVALLLVGCSISESVKSSFESSSASVASSSGSSESSGSKDRESYRNEVRDYTSAYVKSGGQFENFTRGLDSIAARHDVTNWEDDQDTYVGIGAGLRVGGVTAEQFTVWQTNLAGGDSAKASSMQKGWDQAK; encoded by the coding sequence ATGCGGCCACTGCGTCCTGTCCTGCTCGCCACCGTCGCCCTGTTGCTGGTCGGCTGCTCCATCTCCGAGAGCGTCAAGAGCTCGTTCGAATCGAGCTCCGCGTCGGTGGCGAGCTCGTCCGGCAGCTCCGAGAGCTCGGGGTCGAAGGACCGCGAGTCGTATCGCAACGAGGTGCGCGACTATACCTCGGCGTACGTGAAGTCGGGCGGCCAGTTCGAGAACTTCACCCGTGGCCTCGATTCGATCGCGGCCCGGCACGACGTCACCAACTGGGAGGACGACCAGGACACCTACGTCGGCATCGGCGCCGGCCTGCGCGTCGGCGGCGTCACCGCCGAGCAGTTCACGGTCTGGCAGACCAACCTGGCGGGCGGCGACAGCGCCAAGGCGTCGTCGATGCAGAAGGGGTGGGACCAGGCCAAGTAG
- a CDS encoding phosphatidylinositol-specific phospholipase C1-like protein, translated as MVSDLVSGLGAALDACPAPYPRDDSLRLNQMQVLGSHNSYHVQSPPPLFDAVAAFLQVLADSLEYSHPPLPEQFDDQGIRQIELDVFADPQGGLYAHPLGLALVSGDPNLRIPELEAPGLKVLHVQDIDYYTNCQTFIECLTQVRRWSEAHPLHAPLMIQVEAKDDVLPANLGFDFVVPVPFGPDEMDAIDYEIRSVFPPESLITPDDVRGARATLREALEQDGWPTLGAARGRVLFTLDNEGAAKRYYLDGHPSLRGRVMFTSSAPPADEAGFVKLNDPLADFARIQELVAAGYIVRTRADADTVQARTGDTTQRDAAITSGAQFVSTDYPVPDPRFGTGYFVAIPGGMPARCNPISAPVECAASDIE; from the coding sequence ATGGTCAGCGACCTGGTCAGCGGCCTCGGCGCGGCTCTCGACGCCTGCCCGGCGCCCTACCCGCGCGACGACAGCCTGCGGCTCAACCAGATGCAGGTGCTGGGCAGCCACAACAGCTACCACGTGCAGTCGCCGCCGCCGCTCTTCGACGCGGTCGCGGCGTTCCTCCAGGTGCTGGCGGACAGTCTCGAGTACTCGCATCCGCCGCTCCCCGAGCAGTTCGACGACCAGGGCATCCGCCAGATCGAGCTCGATGTCTTCGCCGACCCGCAGGGCGGCCTGTACGCGCATCCGCTCGGCCTGGCGCTGGTCAGCGGCGATCCCAACCTGCGCATCCCCGAGCTCGAGGCCCCCGGGCTGAAGGTGCTGCACGTCCAGGACATCGACTACTACACGAACTGCCAGACCTTCATCGAATGCCTGACCCAGGTGCGGCGCTGGTCCGAAGCGCATCCGCTGCACGCGCCGTTGATGATCCAGGTCGAGGCGAAGGACGACGTGCTCCCCGCCAACCTCGGCTTCGACTTCGTCGTGCCGGTGCCCTTCGGCCCCGACGAGATGGACGCCATCGACTACGAGATCCGCTCCGTGTTCCCGCCCGAGTCGCTGATCACGCCCGACGACGTCCGCGGCGCGCGCGCCACCCTGCGCGAGGCGCTCGAACAGGACGGCTGGCCGACGCTCGGCGCGGCCCGCGGCCGGGTGCTGTTCACCCTCGACAACGAGGGCGCGGCGAAGCGGTACTACCTGGACGGCCACCCTTCGCTGCGCGGACGGGTGATGTTCACCAGCTCGGCGCCGCCCGCCGACGAGGCAGGCTTCGTCAAGCTCAACGACCCGCTCGCCGACTTCGCCCGCATCCAGGAGCTGGTCGCGGCCGGCTACATCGTGCGCACGCGCGCCGACGCCGACACCGTGCAGGCGCGCACCGGCGACACGACGCAGCGCGACGCCGCGATCACCAGCGGCGCCCAGTTCGTCAGCACCGACTACCCCGTACCCGATCCGCGTTTCGGCACCGGCTATTTCGTCGCCATCCCCGGCGGCATGCCGGCCCGCTGCAACCCGATCAGCGCGCCGGTGGAGTGCGCGGCGTCAGACATCGAGTAA
- a CDS encoding TIGR00725 family protein, translated as MTRPPQVVVIGDARAPRPTLRAAEAIGAAIADLGATLITGGRGGVMAAASRGARRAGGCVVGIVPSPSFAEGNRWCSVVIPTGLGHARNAITALAGDVVVAVGGGAGTLSEIAFAWIHGRPILVVAGSGGWAEALARRGVDARRSATITAVADAAACVAALRRMLKRPRA; from the coding sequence ATGACCCGCCCGCCGCAGGTGGTGGTGATCGGCGATGCGCGCGCGCCGCGTCCGACGTTGCGCGCCGCCGAGGCCATCGGCGCCGCGATCGCCGATCTCGGCGCCACGTTGATCACCGGCGGCCGCGGCGGCGTCATGGCGGCCGCCAGCCGCGGCGCCCGCCGTGCCGGCGGCTGCGTCGTCGGTATCGTGCCGTCCCCCAGCTTCGCGGAGGGCAACCGCTGGTGCTCGGTCGTCATCCCCACCGGGCTGGGGCACGCGCGCAACGCCATCACCGCGCTCGCCGGCGACGTCGTGGTCGCCGTCGGCGGCGGCGCCGGAACGCTGTCGGAGATCGCCTTCGCCTGGATCCATGGCCGGCCGATCCTGGTCGTCGCAGGCAGCGGCGGTTGGGCCGAGGCGCTGGCGCGCCGCGGCGTCGACGCGCGGCGCTCGGCGACGATCACCGCGGTCGCCGACGCCGCCGCCTGCGTCGCCGCCCTGCGGCGAATGCTGAAACGCCCCCGCGCCTGA